The genomic stretch CTCACCGGCCAGAGCGGCAAAGCGGTGTCGTCGAAGTACAGGAGGTCGGGCTGGAATCGGTTGATCAGGTCCATCGTGCGGTCGAAGAACCGGTCGCAGTAGGCTTGGTCGGGCTGGCTGACGCCGTTTGCCCAGTCCCATCGGGCATGGATGGAGTCGAGCTTCTCGAAGCCCGGGCTCGGCGCGTGGCGCTGTTCGTAGAGGTCCTGCGGATCGAGGCCCTCCCACCACGTGCCCGCGCCGTCGGCGGCGGTGAGTTTGCCGTCGAAAGGCACTCCCGCGAACGGGCCTTCCCTGTCTGCGCCTTGCGCGGGCTCGTACCAACTCCACGCGTGTGCTGCGTGCACGCTCACGCCGAATCGGAGTCCGTTGGCGCGTGCCGCTCGCGCCCAGCCGGCGACGATGTCCTTGCGCGGCCCGACACGCACGGAGTTCCACGGCTGGTACTTCGAATCCCAGAGGTCGAGGTTGTCGTGGTGGTTGGCGAGGGCGAAGAAGTACTGCGCTCCGGCGCGTTTGTAGAGGGCGACGAGTTTATCCGGATCCCAACGTTCGGCCTTCCAACGGTGGATCACGTCCTTGAATCCGAATTGCGACGGGTGCGCGTAGTGCTCGCGATGCCAGCGACCCTGTCGGCTGTCTTCGGCGTACATGTTGCGTGCGTACCAGTCGCCCTGTTCGGGTTCGCATTGTGGCCCCCAGTGGGCCCAGATGCCGAACTTCGCATTTCGAAACCACTCCGGGACTTCCTGCGTACGAAGAGACTCCCACGTCGCCGTGAACGGTCCCGCGGCGATGGGTTCACGCGAAGTGTCGACGAGGACGGAGGGCGCGAGGTCGGAAGGTATCGAGGCGATCGCGGGGGCCGGGACGGCGACTGCGAGGCCGATTTTCATCAGTCGGCAAAACGAGATTGGGTTCATGGGTGCTCGGCAAGCGGTGCGATTGGACGAACGCCTCGGTCGGGGAACCGGAGCGGACGGAGGGGATGGTGGATATTAGCCGGCAGCGAGCCGCCGGGTAAATGCACGGGAAAGGGAATATGATGGATAAAATGTGCACTCGTGTTCCCCTTGCCGACGACATGGAGAATCCTCGAAGGTCGGAAGAGGACGCGCGTCCGTACGAAGTCGCGCAGCAAGTGCGGACGGCTCGCTACTTCTTCCGACCGGTCTCGGGGGAGGGTGGGACGTTCGCGAGCGAGCGCACACGTCGGGCGGTGGTGTACGGCGGCTTCGAAGTCTGCGCACCGAACTACGACGTCGAGCGCGGCATGTTGGCGTATCCGGCTCTCGAATACGTCGTCGGCGGGCGCGGATGGTTCACGGTGGGCGATGCGGAGTGGGAGGTCTCGCGAGGGTCCGTCTTCGGTTACCGAGTCGGCACGAAGGTGCGCATCCGCTCAGATCCGAACAATCCGCTGGAGAAATACTTCGTCTGCACGGGCGGGGCCGAGACCGTGCGGCTTTTCGGCCGTACCGGGGTGCTGGACGTGCGTCGACCGGTGGTGGTCGATCCCGAACGGTTGCGTCGCCTATGGGACGAACTGATCGACGAGGGCCGCCGACCGGGACCGACGGCGGACGTGATCTGCACGGCTCTCTTGGACGTGTTGTTGTTGGAACTCGGCGAAGAGATCGGGCTTTCGCGGCGAGCCCGCGGTCGTTCGGCGGGCTCACGCGCGCGCTTCGAGCACCACCGCGCGTGGATCGAGGAGAACGCGAGCGAATTGACCGGCCTCGCTGAGGCGGCCGACTCGTTGGGCACGACACCGGGTGAGCTTTGTCGGCTCTTCAAGCGGCATGGGGAGGAGAGTCCTGCGCGCGTGCTGATGCGTCGGAAGCTCACGCTGGCGGCGGAGCGGCTCGTGGCGGGCGGTTGTCTCGTGAAGGAAGCCGGTGCCGCGGTGGGTCTGGCGGATCCGTATCACTTCAGTCGGGCGTTCAAGGCCCGCTTCGGAGTTTCGCCGGCGGTCTTTCGGCGGACGGTGGTCGGAGAATGAGTCGCCGCAAGTTCAGCCTACGGGCAGCAGCATGGCGCGGCTGCGGCGGAGTCCTTCGAGAAAGAAGCCGAGTTTCCGGCGCTTGGCCTCGGGCGAGAGGGTGCGGTTGCGGCACACGGTGCGGATCCCTTGCCAGTGGAACTGGGCATGAAGCGTGCGCGACATCGCTTCTTCGTGGAGAAGCGG from Opitutales bacterium ASA1 encodes the following:
- a CDS encoding alpha-L-fucosidase, with the translated sequence MKIGLAVAVPAPAIASIPSDLAPSVLVDTSREPIAAGPFTATWESLRTQEVPEWFRNAKFGIWAHWGPQCEPEQGDWYARNMYAEDSRQGRWHREHYAHPSQFGFKDVIHRWKAERWDPDKLVALYKRAGAQYFFALANHHDNLDLWDSKYQPWNSVRVGPRKDIVAGWARAARANGLRFGVSVHAAHAWSWYEPAQGADREGPFAGVPFDGKLTAADGAGTWWEGLDPQDLYEQRHAPSPGFEKLDSIHARWDWANGVSQPDQAYCDRFFDRTMDLINRFQPDLLYFDDTALPLWPVSDAGLKLAAHFYNSSAARNGGKLDAVLFGKVLTNDQKTALVWDVERGAPNDLQPLPWQTCTCIGSWHYQRSLYENKTYKSTSTVLQMFADIVSKNGNLLLSVPLRGDGSLDDETLAVVEGIAAWMEVNREAIFETRPWRIFGEGPATAGAEMRAQGFNEGKGKPYTADDFRFTQSKDGRTLYVIGLVPPTSSVAVTSLGTAAGQLDRSIASIEMLGSATPVQWTRTPDALVLDAASSAAPDGPVVFKVSLR